The genomic segment ACGATAACCGGTAAACTGGGCGATGTGATGCAAGAATCTATTCAGGCAGCGCGGTCTTATGTGCAGTCCAATTGCCTGCGTTTGGGGATCAGGCCCCCGTCATTCCATAAGCGCGATATTCACGTTCACGTACCGGAAGGTGCGACGCCTAAAGACGGCCCGTCCGCCGGTGTTGGTATGGTGACGTCCATTGTTTCTGTTTTGACTGGAATCGAAGTTCGCAAAGACGTCGCCATGACCGGCGAAGTCACGTTGCGGGGTCGGGTGCTTCCCATTGGCGGCTTGAAGGAAAAACTTTTGGCGGCGCACAGAGGTGGCATCAAAACAGTGATGATTCCCATCGAGAACGAGAAAGACTTGGCCGAAATTCCTGATAACGTGAAGCGCGGTCTTGAAATCGTGCCGGTTAAATCCGTTGATGAAGTGTTGGAGCGGGCTTTGGTTTCGCCGTTAATACCGATCGAGTGGGATGAAGCGGATGATCTTAATCATTCATCCATATCGGGGAAAACCGAAGATGATGATCCTGACGGCGTTGTCACCCATTAAGGGACACTGCTAATCCGAGATATTTGCGGTACTTTATTGATAGAATCGGCCCCCACAGTGGGGCCGATTTTTGATTCTTGAGGGTATTGAAGGGGGGGTGATAGGGGGAATTGTTCGCCATATGCCCATAAAAACGGAAAACTATCCCCAAAACCGCAAATTTCTGGGGAAAACTATCGATCTTCAATTGACGAAATAGAAGAATGAGACGTACATTACCAGCCATCGGAACATGTGTTTCGTCTCTTTTTTCCGCCATTATGCGCCTGACCGGCGCTTGTAGAAGGGGGGTCTTACGTTGAATAAAAATGATCTTATAGCGAATGTAGCGAGTGGTTCCGGGCTGTCGAAGGCCGATGCCGCAAAAGCAGTTGATGGTGTTATTGATGCCATCACCGATGCTTTGGCTAAACAAGAAGAAATCCGCTTGGTCGGTTTCGGAACGTTTAGTGTTGCAAAACGGAAGGCCACAACTGGTCGTAACCCACGTACCGGTGAAGCAATTCA from the Rhodospirillaceae bacterium genome contains:
- a CDS encoding endopeptidase La; this encodes TITGKLGDVMQESIQAARSYVQSNCLRLGIRPPSFHKRDIHVHVPEGATPKDGPSAGVGMVTSIVSVLTGIEVRKDVAMTGEVTLRGRVLPIGGLKEKLLAAHRGGIKTVMIPIENEKDLAEIPDNVKRGLEIVPVKSVDEVLERALVSPLIPIEWDEADDLNHSSISGKTEDDDPDGVVTH
- a CDS encoding HU family DNA-binding protein gives rise to the protein MNKNDLIANVASGSGLSKADAAKAVDGVIDAITDALAKQEEIRLVGFGTFSVAKRKATTGRNPRTGEAIQIKASNQPKFKAGKALKDAVN